Proteins encoded within one genomic window of Methanothrix harundinacea 6Ac:
- a CDS encoding proprotein convertase P-domain-containing protein, with protein MTKEDTTYTYRAGKKVPLEKEEDQFVVRALPEDLEEMGISDAERVSSRSSKVTTRAGDLEQLMSMTRHIAPTHHAYRVAETGEEFLISDRIIVTFREPLPAEDVDAFAGKYGLLRLKSYSDRDHLFQLTDGTGMNPVKLVVKLMEQEPAVETADHDLNRRMATYDFEVPRDPAYSLQWHLHTRFSGRSFDPRSSSMCEDAWRILGSFGSGSVVVGVTDDGCRLDHADFDSPEKFAGWGYFRGTTLVKEINIGADPSEMYTRGDDHGTSCCGVIAAEADSALTVGAAPGCRLLPIKWEVDDSGYLLISDDKVMTALSYLADKVDVLSNSWGSSPTLDFAPAVVRLIGDLSRAGGRRGRGIVFVWAAGNANCPVNHTGSMEVPFTDGWVIRPDGSPLWVGVDTARRFENQLVGIPGVMIVAALSSMAQRSHYSNYGSGISITAPTSNLHSYYRLTLQGLGITTASGERIPVTEEFGGTSSAAPLVAGIAALVISANPDLSALEVVSILKRTASKDLNLGGYSRTPPASFDPDTSWDVSPIPPFDRGDFVDVGDPAGSWSPWFGHGRVDAARAVAEALRLRGEGRDKVFKQARTPDLPIPDNDPEGVRDSISFSEAANLSRARVTVDISHSFIGDLRLTLIAPSGKFVVIHERNGGGSDDIRATFDPMTTPALASLAGQFVQGDWTLLVQDLAARDTGRLNRWELEIEGEKAGSVTLEDAPAATIPDNDPSGIVAAISTTDPGRVRDLEVYVDITHGFIGDLEVTLISPAGTAVPLHLREGMATDNIIKSYTSATTPDLQKLRGQQVRGAWRLKVADLARSDVGKLNRWGLRIAKEAEA; from the coding sequence ATGACCAAGGAAGATACGACATACACCTACCGGGCGGGAAAGAAGGTCCCCCTCGAGAAGGAGGAGGACCAGTTCGTCGTCCGGGCGCTCCCGGAGGATCTTGAAGAGATGGGGATCTCCGATGCCGAGAGGGTCTCCTCTCGATCCTCGAAGGTCACGACGAGGGCCGGGGATCTCGAGCAGCTGATGAGCATGACCAGACACATCGCCCCCACCCACCACGCCTACCGGGTCGCGGAGACGGGGGAGGAGTTTCTGATATCAGACCGGATCATCGTCACCTTCCGGGAGCCTCTCCCGGCTGAAGATGTGGATGCCTTCGCCGGGAAGTACGGCCTGTTAAGGCTCAAGTCCTACTCCGACCGGGACCACCTCTTCCAGCTGACCGACGGGACGGGGATGAACCCGGTGAAGCTGGTGGTGAAGCTGATGGAGCAGGAGCCGGCCGTCGAGACCGCGGACCACGACCTCAACCGGCGGATGGCCACCTACGATTTCGAGGTTCCGAGGGACCCCGCTTACTCCCTCCAGTGGCACCTCCACACCCGTTTCTCCGGGAGGAGCTTCGATCCCCGGTCGTCGTCGATGTGCGAGGACGCCTGGCGGATCCTCGGGAGCTTCGGGAGCGGAAGCGTCGTCGTCGGGGTCACCGACGACGGATGCAGGCTCGACCATGCCGACTTCGACTCCCCCGAGAAGTTTGCCGGATGGGGTTACTTCAGGGGGACGACCCTGGTCAAAGAGATCAACATCGGTGCCGACCCCTCCGAGATGTACACCCGGGGCGACGACCACGGAACCTCCTGCTGCGGGGTGATCGCCGCCGAGGCGGACTCGGCCCTGACGGTGGGAGCCGCCCCCGGCTGCCGCCTCCTCCCGATAAAGTGGGAGGTGGACGACTCGGGGTACCTGCTCATCAGCGACGACAAGGTCATGACGGCCCTGAGCTACCTCGCCGACAAGGTGGACGTCCTCTCCAACTCCTGGGGGTCGAGCCCCACCCTCGACTTCGCCCCCGCCGTGGTCCGGCTGATCGGCGACCTCTCCAGGGCCGGGGGGCGCCGGGGGCGGGGTATCGTCTTCGTATGGGCCGCGGGTAACGCCAACTGCCCCGTAAATCACACTGGCTCGATGGAGGTCCCCTTCACCGACGGTTGGGTGATCAGGCCCGACGGAAGCCCCCTCTGGGTGGGGGTCGATACCGCCCGCAGGTTCGAGAACCAGCTCGTCGGCATCCCCGGGGTGATGATCGTCGCCGCCTTATCGAGCATGGCCCAGAGGAGCCACTACTCCAACTACGGCAGCGGTATCTCCATCACTGCCCCCACGAGCAACCTCCACTCCTACTACAGGCTGACCCTCCAGGGGCTCGGGATCACCACCGCCTCCGGCGAGCGTATCCCGGTGACGGAAGAGTTCGGCGGCACCTCCAGCGCCGCCCCCCTGGTGGCGGGGATAGCCGCCCTGGTCATCTCGGCAAACCCCGACCTGTCGGCCCTGGAGGTGGTATCGATCCTGAAGAGGACCGCCTCGAAGGACCTGAACCTCGGCGGGTACTCCCGGACGCCCCCCGCCAGCTTTGACCCCGATACTAGCTGGGACGTCTCGCCGATCCCCCCCTTCGACCGCGGCGATTTCGTCGACGTCGGAGACCCGGCCGGGAGCTGGAGCCCGTGGTTCGGCCACGGCCGGGTCGATGCGGCGAGGGCGGTGGCCGAGGCCCTCCGCCTCCGGGGCGAGGGGAGGGACAAGGTCTTCAAGCAGGCCCGAACCCCGGACCTCCCCATCCCCGACAACGACCCCGAGGGGGTTAGGGATTCGATCTCCTTCTCCGAGGCCGCCAACCTATCCAGGGCCCGGGTCACCGTCGACATCTCCCATTCCTTCATCGGAGACCTCCGGCTGACCCTCATCGCCCCCTCGGGGAAGTTCGTCGTGATCCACGAGAGGAACGGCGGCGGCTCCGACGACATCAGGGCGACCTTCGACCCGATGACGACCCCCGCCCTCGCCTCCCTCGCCGGCCAGTTCGTCCAGGGGGACTGGACCCTTCTCGTCCAGGACCTGGCAGCTCGGGATACGGGGAGGCTCAACCGGTGGGAGCTGGAGATCGAGGGGGAGAAGGCCGGGTCCGTCACCCTGGAGGACGCCCCGGCGGCCACCATCCCCGACAACGACCCCAGCGGGATCGTGGCGGCGATCAGCACCACCGACCCCGGGAGGGTGAGGGATTTGGAGGTCTACGTCGACATCACCCACGGCTTCATCGGCGACCTGGAGGTGACCCTCATCTCCCCGGCGGGAACGGCCGTCCCCCTCCACCTGCGGGAGGGGATGGCCACAGACAACATCATCAAAAGCTACACCTCCGCCACGACCCCCGACCTCCAGAAGCTCCGGGGACAGCAGGTCCGGGGAGCCTGGAGGCTGAAGGTCGCCGACCTCGCCAGGTCCGACGTCGGTAAGCTGAACCGGTGGGGTCTGAGGATAGCGAAAGAGGCGGAGGCCTGA
- a CDS encoding bifunctional acetyl-CoA hydrolase/transferase family protein/GNAT family N-acetyltransferase, producing MKKEKRDLDQDLDQDYRREREIWPEKFASVGAIFRKIHPGDRIFIGTGCGEPQHLLKALVEYVKSNPKAFFEAEVIHVWSLGVAPYADEKLAENFRLDSFFIGDSTRDAVNRGAADYTPIFLSQVPDLFRREITPIDVALVQTSPPDEHGYMSLGVSVDIVKAALEMAPLVIAQVNRFMPRIHGDGFLSVEDVDYLVPYDEPLLEYRPADVSDTAARIASYVARIIEDGSTVQVGYGYAPNALLSHLHKKKHLGIHTELLTDGIVELMKSGVVDNSRKSIDRGKTVAAFCMGRAETYEYLDDNPSVEFKTIDYTNNPLIISKIKRMTAINSAMEIDLTGQATAESLGSTFYSGIGGQADFMRGALLAPGGKSILALPSTALGGKVSRIVPALLPGSGVTLTRGDVQYVVTERGIAYLQGKNIRERAMDLISIAHPDFQPWLIEEAKRLNLIYQDQPFIPGKGGEYPEHLAIHRTTRSGQGLDILLRPVRISDEPLIKEFFYSLSDESLYSRFISARRNVPREVRQEFVAVDYSRDMVILAVVEEEREQETAVGVGQYSLNPDMHTAEVALVVRDDFQGKGVGSELLHYLTYLAKRQGLLGFSAEVLVTNRPMMALFEGMGFEIEKRREEGVFEMRMRFREV from the coding sequence ATGAAGAAGGAGAAGAGGGATCTGGATCAGGATCTGGATCAGGATTACAGGCGGGAGAGGGAGATCTGGCCGGAGAAGTTCGCCTCCGTCGGCGCGATATTCAGAAAGATCCACCCCGGCGACCGGATATTCATAGGGACCGGCTGCGGCGAGCCCCAGCACCTCCTCAAGGCCCTCGTCGAGTACGTAAAAAGTAACCCCAAGGCCTTCTTCGAGGCGGAGGTGATCCACGTCTGGTCCCTCGGGGTCGCCCCCTACGCCGATGAGAAGCTCGCCGAGAACTTCCGGCTCGACTCCTTCTTCATCGGCGACAGCACCCGGGACGCCGTCAATCGGGGGGCGGCCGACTACACCCCCATCTTCCTCTCCCAGGTCCCCGATCTGTTCCGAAGAGAGATCACCCCCATCGACGTCGCCCTGGTCCAGACCTCTCCCCCCGACGAGCACGGGTACATGAGTCTGGGGGTGTCGGTCGACATCGTCAAGGCCGCCCTGGAGATGGCGCCCCTGGTCATCGCCCAGGTGAACCGGTTCATGCCCCGGATCCACGGCGACGGCTTTCTGAGCGTCGAGGATGTGGACTATCTCGTCCCTTACGACGAGCCGCTCCTGGAGTACCGGCCCGCGGACGTCTCCGACACCGCCGCGAGGATCGCCTCCTACGTCGCCCGGATCATCGAGGACGGCTCGACGGTCCAGGTGGGGTACGGCTACGCCCCCAACGCCCTCCTCAGCCACCTGCACAAGAAAAAGCACCTGGGGATTCACACCGAGCTTCTCACCGACGGGATCGTGGAATTGATGAAGTCAGGGGTCGTCGACAACTCCAGAAAATCCATCGACCGGGGAAAGACCGTCGCGGCATTCTGCATGGGGCGGGCCGAGACCTACGAGTACCTGGACGACAACCCGTCGGTCGAGTTCAAGACCATCGACTACACCAATAACCCCCTGATCATATCGAAGATCAAGAGGATGACCGCCATCAACAGCGCCATGGAGATCGACCTCACCGGCCAGGCCACCGCCGAGTCCCTCGGGTCCACATTCTACAGCGGGATCGGGGGGCAGGCGGACTTCATGCGGGGCGCCCTCCTCGCGCCGGGGGGAAAGTCGATCCTCGCCCTCCCCTCCACCGCCCTCGGCGGCAAGGTCTCGCGAATCGTCCCCGCCCTCCTCCCCGGCTCCGGCGTCACCCTGACGCGGGGGGACGTCCAGTACGTGGTCACCGAGCGGGGGATCGCCTACCTCCAGGGCAAGAACATCCGGGAGCGGGCGATGGACCTCATCTCAATCGCCCACCCGGACTTTCAGCCCTGGCTGATCGAGGAGGCAAAGAGGCTTAATTTGATCTACCAGGATCAGCCCTTCATCCCCGGCAAGGGCGGCGAGTACCCCGAGCACCTCGCCATTCACAGGACGACCCGGTCCGGCCAGGGCCTCGATATCCTCCTGCGCCCCGTCAGGATCAGCGACGAGCCCCTCATCAAGGAGTTCTTCTATTCCCTATCCGACGAGAGCCTCTACAGCCGGTTCATATCGGCGAGGAGGAACGTCCCCCGGGAGGTGAGGCAGGAGTTCGTCGCCGTCGACTACTCCCGGGACATGGTGATCCTGGCGGTCGTCGAGGAGGAGCGCGAGCAGGAGACGGCCGTGGGCGTCGGCCAGTACAGCCTCAACCCTGATATGCACACCGCAGAGGTGGCTTTGGTCGTGAGAGACGACTTCCAGGGCAAGGGCGTGGGAAGCGAGCTCCTCCACTATCTCACCTACCTCGCGAAGAGGCAGGGGCTTCTAGGATTCAGCGCCGAGGTCCTCGTCACCAACCGGCCTATGATGGCCCTCTTCGAGGGGATGGGCTTTGAGATCGAGAAGAGGAGGGAGGAGGGGGTCTTCGAGATGAGGATGAGGTTTCGGGAGGTGTGA
- a CDS encoding N-glycosylase/DNA lyase: protein MNSDRIEELIAFHHATKEEIAGRLADFRRIWAAGSDEDLFAELAFCLLTPQSRARVCWPAVERLRGCGLLFCGTAGEVEGELERVRFAETKAGRIVAARRQFTRNGRLAIRAVLEGFADPRAAREWLVGNVSGLGYKEAGHFLRNIGLAEELAILDRHILKNLVILGVIDEIPKSLTRKRYLEIERRMMEFSQKTGIPMGHLDLLLWSKETGEIFK, encoded by the coding sequence ATGAACTCCGATAGAATCGAAGAGCTCATAGCCTTCCACCATGCGACGAAGGAGGAGATCGCTGGCCGCCTCGCCGACTTCCGGCGGATCTGGGCCGCCGGGTCGGACGAGGACCTCTTCGCCGAGCTCGCCTTCTGCCTGCTGACGCCCCAATCCCGGGCCCGGGTCTGCTGGCCCGCCGTCGAGCGGCTCCGGGGCTGCGGCCTCCTCTTCTGCGGCACCGCCGGAGAGGTGGAGGGGGAGCTGGAACGCGTCCGGTTCGCCGAGACGAAGGCGGGGCGGATCGTCGCCGCCCGCCGTCAGTTCACCCGAAACGGTCGTCTTGCGATCCGGGCGGTCCTGGAGGGGTTCGCAGACCCCCGAGCCGCCCGGGAGTGGCTCGTCGGAAACGTTTCGGGGTTGGGCTACAAGGAGGCGGGCCACTTCCTCCGGAACATCGGCCTCGCGGAGGAGCTCGCCATCCTCGACAGGCACATCCTGAAGAATTTGGTCATACTCGGCGTCATCGACGAGATCCCGAAGTCCCTCACAAGGAAGAGGTACCTGGAGATCGAGAGGAGGATGATGGAGTTCTCGCAGAAGACGGGGATACCCATGGGCCACCTCGACCTCCTCCTCTGGTCGAAGGAGACGGGGGAGATCTTCAAATGA
- a CDS encoding DUF4130 domain-containing protein: MRTGELLWRLAAHRDSNDRLMGRAKTLSPEEMEGSTDPEVLRIRRMALAVRGEVCRMRGFIRLAPLGDRVLWGRISPHHDVGFEVSDFFARRFPGKLIVLGDGRRSWSSLYAGGLLLHQEGGGLAATLSEISGIMDLLAQEGEEEGRQRSEEKGGKDQAETKVEPQHIGAVERPGTAAADLWTVYYQSLDEPRKAGGRRYGGRISKRSIKSAGLDAEKGSGSAKLQDFI; this comes from the coding sequence ATGAGGACGGGAGAGCTTCTCTGGCGTCTCGCCGCCCACCGCGACTCGAACGACCGGCTGATGGGCCGGGCGAAGACCCTCTCGCCGGAGGAGATGGAGGGCTCGACGGACCCGGAGGTCCTCAGGATCCGGAGGATGGCCCTCGCCGTCCGGGGCGAGGTCTGCAGGATGAGGGGTTTTATCAGGCTCGCCCCCCTGGGGGACCGGGTCCTCTGGGGTAGGATCTCCCCCCATCACGACGTCGGGTTTGAGGTCTCTGACTTCTTCGCGAGGAGGTTTCCTGGAAAGCTTATCGTCCTCGGGGACGGGAGGAGGTCCTGGTCGTCCCTGTACGCCGGGGGCCTCCTACTCCACCAGGAGGGCGGCGGCCTCGCCGCCACCCTCTCGGAGATATCCGGGATCATGGATCTCCTGGCCCAGGAGGGCGAGGAGGAGGGGCGCCAGAGGTCGGAAGAGAAGGGAGGAAAAGATCAAGCCGAAACGAAGGTGGAGCCGCAGCATATAGGGGCTGTGGAGCGGCCCGGGACGGCGGCCGCCGACCTCTGGACCGTCTACTACCAAAGCCTGGACGAGCCCCGGAAGGCGGGCGGGAGGAGGTACGGCGGTCGGATCTCAAAGAGGTCTATCAAGTCTGCCGGCCTCGATGCCGAAAAGGGTAGCGGCAGCGCAAAGCTCCAGGATTTCATTTGA
- a CDS encoding helix-hairpin-helix domain-containing protein produces MNREKFTRLEEIPNVGPSIAEDLRLVGVSHPQDLIGRDPYQMYEELCLKTGEQHDPCVIDVFISAVRFMEGEPQRPWWAYTPERKERLAGGDAFGDAKCSRGRPPEGSR; encoded by the coding sequence ATGAACCGGGAGAAGTTCACCAGATTGGAGGAGATCCCCAACGTCGGCCCCTCTATAGCGGAGGATCTGCGCCTGGTCGGGGTCTCTCATCCGCAGGATCTGATAGGGCGAGATCCATATCAGATGTACGAGGAGCTGTGTCTGAAAACAGGGGAGCAGCATGACCCCTGCGTCATCGACGTCTTCATCTCCGCCGTCAGATTCATGGAAGGCGAGCCCCAACGGCCCTGGTGGGCTTATACCCCGGAGCGGAAGGAGAGGCTAGCCGGCGGGGATGCGTTCGGCGATGCCAAATGCTCCAGGGGACGGCCACCCGAAGGAAGCCGCTGA
- the rlmJ gene encoding 23S rRNA (adenine(2030)-N(6))-methyltransferase RlmJ, protein MAYDHRRHAGNAGDLWKHIVLAEVADRLFEAGVRVYVESHAGRPGYRLRPGGEWEGGIGRLWPIPVGMAARPYFQILAALNPQGLELYPGSASIVLHLARKRGFSLRAELWDTSPEVEAAWFSSRQEGVRFHLGDGFSGAGRLARELKEPALLLVDSPWTDPRDADLARGLISEAVGAGWVVLSWEAIDGSTRREAAFRRRGFDLLFEEAGLAGSGKGARMTLAWGDRHPYLIDDLIGGLLGIEEELPRAARRMTVRMSESF, encoded by the coding sequence AGCATATCGTCCTCGCCGAGGTGGCAGACCGGCTCTTCGAGGCGGGAGTCCGGGTCTACGTCGAGAGCCATGCCGGCCGGCCAGGCTACCGGCTCCGCCCGGGCGGGGAGTGGGAGGGGGGGATCGGGCGGCTCTGGCCGATTCCGGTGGGGATGGCGGCCCGTCCCTACTTTCAAATCCTCGCCGCCTTGAACCCTCAGGGCCTTGAGCTGTATCCGGGGTCCGCCTCCATCGTCCTCCACCTCGCGAGGAAGCGCGGCTTCTCCCTGAGGGCAGAGCTCTGGGATACGAGCCCCGAGGTCGAGGCGGCCTGGTTCTCCTCTCGCCAGGAGGGGGTCCGGTTCCACCTGGGGGACGGCTTCTCCGGGGCGGGGCGGCTCGCCCGGGAGCTGAAGGAGCCCGCCCTCCTCCTCGTTGACTCCCCCTGGACCGACCCCCGGGACGCCGACCTCGCCCGAGGGCTGATCTCTGAGGCCGTCGGGGCCGGGTGGGTCGTCCTCTCCTGGGAGGCGATCGACGGGTCGACCCGCAGGGAGGCGGCCTTCCGCCGTCGAGGGTTCGATCTCCTCTTCGAGGAGGCGGGGCTCGCCGGCTCCGGGAAGGGGGCGAGGATGACCCTCGCCTGGGGGGATCGGCATCCATACCTGATCGACGATCTGATCGGGGGGCTTTTGGGGATCGAGGAGGAGCTCCCCAGGGCGGCTAGGCGGATGACGGTCCGGATGTCAGAATCTTTTTAA
- a CDS encoding TM2 domain-containing protein, giving the protein MLYVIFYHLIVSVYWREDTLEAQAKKFCSECGEAINPKAEICPKCGVRVAPAPANNSKSRDTAGLLALFLGGLGAHKFYLGNTKMGIIYILFCWTFIPAIIGFFEAIQFFRMPHDVFHARYG; this is encoded by the coding sequence ATGTTGTACGTTATTTTTTATCATCTAATTGTAAGCGTATATTGGAGGGAAGATACGTTGGAAGCTCAAGCCAAAAAGTTTTGCTCTGAATGTGGAGAAGCGATCAACCCCAAGGCTGAGATCTGTCCGAAATGTGGCGTCAGAGTTGCACCAGCACCGGCCAATAATTCTAAGAGTAGAGACACTGCAGGATTGCTTGCTCTTTTCTTGGGTGGCTTGGGAGCCCATAAGTTTTATCTTGGCAATACAAAAATGGGGATAATCTACATCCTCTTTTGCTGGACCTTTATCCCGGCTATTATAGGCTTTTTCGAAGCAATCCAATTCTTCCGTATGCCTCATGATGTGTTCCATGCGCGGTACGGTTGA
- a CDS encoding VOC family protein produces the protein MEPRLNIVTLGVEDLERAVSFYKDGLGWPLSSISGGDYAIFKTSTGTALALFPRRLLAEDACVQDRGGFGGITLAQNVPSREEVDGALSQAVSAGGTLLKRASDTDWGGYSGYFADPDGHPWEVAYNPLFELRQGKLVLPD, from the coding sequence ATGGAACCACGTCTGAATATCGTGACTCTGGGGGTCGAGGATCTGGAGAGGGCCGTCTCCTTTTATAAGGACGGCCTCGGCTGGCCGCTCTCCAGCATCAGCGGAGGCGACTATGCCATATTCAAGACCAGCACGGGAACGGCGCTGGCCCTATTTCCCCGCCGTCTCCTGGCGGAGGATGCCTGCGTTCAAGACCGCGGGGGGTTTGGAGGGATCACTCTCGCGCAGAACGTTCCGTCCAGAGAGGAGGTCGACGGGGCGCTCTCGCAGGCCGTTTCTGCCGGCGGAACCCTTCTTAAGAGGGCATCTGACACCGATTGGGGAGGCTACTCTGGATATTTCGCCGATCCTGACGGCCATCCGTGGGAGGTGGCATATAACCCCCTCTTCGAACTTCGGCAGGGCAAATTGGTGCTGCCTGATTGA
- a CDS encoding radical SAM protein produces the protein MTTLEKMARLAAGSSFDSVGPASGHALDLAKVEALGRGTKYDLCTSSAARREREEGLASALRGGLCHSFTGSGRCVSLFKTLYTNACPHDCGYCPNASTSAKKRIFSYSPEELARITLDLYQENRIEGLFLSSGIGRDENETMEEMIEAVRLLRTAHHFRGYVHLKILPGSSKEHVRQAMELADRVSVNLEGPSAARMAELCPSKEYENDILARQRYIRDLSRDLALPAGQTTQMVVGAAGETDREIFDRMLIEYDILNLKRVYFSAFTPLAGTAFEDRKKAPAWREHRLYQIDWLRRVYKLDEGEIAAAFDDDGFLRNSDPKVEIARASLEEPVDPNGASFAELIRVPGIGPKTARRILICRKNSRIERMGDLAKLGVAARRAGPFLKVGGKAGATLDRWGA, from the coding sequence GTGACAACCCTGGAGAAGATGGCCCGCCTCGCCGCAGGGAGCAGCTTCGACTCCGTCGGCCCTGCCTCCGGCCACGCCCTCGATCTCGCCAAGGTGGAGGCCCTGGGAAGGGGGACGAAGTACGACCTCTGCACCTCCTCGGCGGCGAGGAGGGAAAGAGAGGAAGGCCTCGCCTCGGCGTTGCGGGGAGGGCTCTGCCACTCCTTCACCGGAAGCGGAAGGTGCGTCAGCCTCTTCAAGACCCTCTACACCAACGCCTGCCCCCACGACTGCGGGTACTGCCCCAACGCCTCCACCTCCGCAAAAAAGAGGATCTTCTCCTATTCCCCGGAGGAGCTGGCGAGGATCACCCTCGACCTCTATCAAGAGAACAGAATCGAGGGACTCTTCCTCAGCTCCGGGATCGGGAGGGACGAAAACGAAACGATGGAGGAGATGATCGAGGCGGTCCGGCTCCTGCGGACGGCCCACCATTTCCGGGGATACGTCCACCTCAAGATCCTCCCCGGGTCCTCGAAGGAGCACGTCCGACAGGCGATGGAGCTCGCCGACCGGGTCTCGGTGAACCTGGAGGGGCCGTCAGCGGCGAGGATGGCGGAGCTCTGCCCCTCCAAGGAGTACGAAAATGACATCCTGGCGAGGCAGAGGTACATCCGGGACCTCTCCCGAGATCTCGCCTTGCCCGCCGGCCAGACGACCCAGATGGTGGTGGGGGCGGCCGGAGAGACCGACCGGGAGATCTTCGACCGGATGCTCATCGAGTACGACATCCTGAACCTTAAGCGGGTCTACTTCTCCGCCTTCACCCCTCTCGCGGGGACGGCCTTCGAGGACCGAAAGAAGGCGCCGGCATGGAGGGAGCACCGCCTCTACCAGATAGACTGGCTCCGTCGGGTCTACAAGCTCGACGAAGGGGAGATAGCCGCCGCCTTCGACGACGACGGATTCCTCCGCAACAGCGATCCGAAGGTGGAGATCGCCCGGGCGAGCCTCGAGGAGCCGGTCGACCCGAACGGCGCCTCCTTTGCGGAGCTTATCAGGGTCCCGGGGATAGGCCCCAAAACCGCGAGGAGGATCCTCATCTGTAGAAAAAATAGCCGGATCGAGAGGATGGGGGATCTGGCCAAGCTGGGCGTCGCCGCCCGGCGGGCGGGGCCGTTCCTGAAGGTAGGAGGAAAGGCGGGGGCGACCCTGGACCGGTGGGGGGCGTGA